The following are encoded in a window of Sphaerisporangium siamense genomic DNA:
- a CDS encoding sulfite exporter TauE/SafE family protein, producing the protein MTAWEVAAILAAGLAAGAINAVVGSGSLITFPTLVALGYPPIVANVSNNIGMVAGGVTSVLGYRPELAGQRRRLLRLGVGSVLGSLAGGFLLLLLPAEAFKVIVPVLIALACVMVVVQPRLQAWLSARQDEPRADGGPWLWAGVFAAGVYGGYFGAAQGVVLVGLLGIFLDDHLQRVNAAKNLLSLLVNFTAALLFTVIAPVDWWAVLFVSLGTLVGGFVGAKIGRRMPPRVLRAVIVCVGVVAIVKLVYG; encoded by the coding sequence TTGACAGCGTGGGAGGTCGCCGCGATCCTCGCGGCCGGGCTGGCGGCGGGAGCCATCAACGCGGTCGTGGGGTCGGGCTCGCTGATCACCTTTCCCACGCTGGTCGCCCTCGGGTACCCGCCGATCGTCGCGAACGTGTCCAACAACATCGGCATGGTGGCCGGCGGCGTGACCAGCGTGCTCGGCTACCGCCCGGAGCTCGCGGGGCAGCGGCGGCGCCTGCTCCGGCTCGGCGTCGGCTCGGTGCTCGGCTCCCTGGCGGGCGGCTTCCTGCTGCTCCTGCTGCCCGCCGAGGCCTTCAAGGTGATCGTCCCGGTGCTCATCGCGCTGGCGTGCGTGATGGTCGTCGTCCAGCCCCGCCTGCAGGCCTGGCTGTCGGCGCGCCAGGACGAGCCGCGCGCGGACGGCGGGCCGTGGCTGTGGGCCGGCGTCTTCGCCGCGGGCGTCTACGGCGGCTACTTCGGCGCGGCGCAGGGAGTGGTGCTGGTCGGCCTGCTCGGCATCTTCCTCGACGACCACCTGCAGCGGGTCAACGCGGCGAAGAACCTGCTGTCGCTGCTGGTCAACTTCACGGCCGCCCTCCTGTTCACGGTGATCGCCCCGGTCGACTGGTGGGCCGTGCTCTTCGTCTCGCTGGGCACGCTGGTGGGAGGCTTCGTCGGGGCCAAGATCGGCCGGAGGATGCCGCCGCGGGTGCTGAGAGCGGTGATCGTCTGCGTCGGCGTCGTCGCGATAGTCAAACTGGTGTACGGATAA
- a CDS encoding HD domain-containing protein codes for MTTVPDKERLLAQVGFAVEIDKLKRVLRRNTLMDGSRRENDAEHSWHLGMLAMVFGEHAPPGTDLGRVTAMLLLHDIVEIDAGDAFVYDVAAVEVQRKAERVAADRIFGLLPADQTVTLRALWDEFEERVTPEARFARALDRLAPMLANHHTEGGSWVRHGVTIEQVMEKVEIIREGSPALGDYATEIVELSAARGHLARGQA; via the coding sequence GTGACCACCGTGCCCGATAAGGAACGTCTGCTGGCCCAGGTCGGTTTCGCCGTGGAAATCGACAAATTGAAGCGCGTGCTCCGCCGCAACACCTTGATGGACGGCTCGCGCAGGGAGAACGACGCCGAGCATTCGTGGCACCTCGGGATGCTGGCCATGGTCTTCGGCGAGCACGCCCCGCCGGGCACGGACCTCGGGCGCGTCACCGCGATGCTGCTCCTCCACGACATCGTCGAGATCGACGCGGGCGACGCGTTCGTCTACGACGTGGCGGCGGTCGAGGTGCAGCGCAAGGCCGAGCGCGTGGCGGCCGACCGCATCTTCGGACTCCTCCCCGCGGACCAGACGGTCACGCTGCGGGCCCTGTGGGACGAGTTCGAGGAGCGGGTCACGCCCGAGGCCAGGTTCGCCCGGGCCCTCGACCGGCTGGCGCCGATGCTGGCCAACCACCACACCGAGGGCGGGAGCTGGGTACGGCACGGGGTCACGATCGAACAGGTGATGGAGAAAGTCGAGATCATCCGGGAGGGATCGCCGGCGCTGGGCGACTACGCGACCGAGATCGTCGAGCTGTCGGCGGCCCGTGGCCACCTGGCTCGCGGCCAGGCGTAG
- a CDS encoding helix-turn-helix domain-containing protein — protein sequence MPDRGSPSLRRQRLGRELRRLRERADMIGEDAATRLGWSAAKVSRIETAKTFPTLKDVEALLELYEADQVLRRELLDLRRSAAQKGWWDEYRSSLPEPTVELIDLESEAVELRNWEPQVVPGLLQTEAYARALFESWQPVIQIPPKWQRDRAAARMRRKQTLLLESNPVGFFAVFEDSVLTRQFGGPEVMREQLEHLIEISELPHVEMRILAQGTPPLMPTGPFLYLQFPDFPDVVYLEEYFGSRMVQDTEQVFAYARAFDHLLNLALDEPTSRELIKKTLSERWH from the coding sequence GTGCCTGACCGTGGCAGTCCTTCTCTCCGCCGTCAGCGGCTCGGCCGGGAACTCCGGCGGCTGCGGGAGCGCGCCGACATGATCGGCGAGGACGCGGCGACCAGGCTGGGCTGGTCCGCCGCCAAAGTGAGCAGGATCGAGACCGCCAAGACGTTCCCCACGCTCAAGGACGTCGAGGCCCTCCTGGAGCTGTACGAGGCCGACCAGGTCCTGCGGCGGGAGCTGCTGGACCTGCGCAGGAGCGCCGCCCAGAAGGGGTGGTGGGACGAGTACCGCAGTTCCCTGCCGGAACCGACCGTGGAGCTCATCGACCTCGAATCGGAGGCGGTGGAGCTGCGCAACTGGGAACCCCAGGTTGTGCCGGGGCTGCTGCAGACGGAGGCGTACGCGCGGGCGCTGTTCGAGTCGTGGCAGCCGGTGATCCAGATTCCCCCCAAATGGCAGCGCGACCGGGCGGCGGCGCGGATGCGGCGCAAGCAGACTCTCCTGCTGGAGTCCAATCCCGTCGGCTTCTTCGCCGTGTTCGAGGACTCGGTGCTGACGCGCCAGTTCGGGGGCCCCGAGGTGATGCGGGAGCAGCTGGAACACCTGATCGAGATCTCGGAGCTTCCGCACGTGGAGATGAGGATCCTGGCGCAGGGGACGCCTCCCCTGATGCCGACGGGCCCGTTCCTGTATCTCCAGTTCCCTGACTTCCCGGACGTCGTTTATCTCGAAGAGTACTTCGGGTCGCGCATGGTCCAGGACACGGAACAGGTATTCGCGTACGCACGGGCCTTCGATCATCTGCTCAATCTGGCGCTGGACGAACCCACATCCCGTGAGTTGATCAAAAAGACACTGTCCGAACGCTGGCACTGA
- a CDS encoding SPFH domain-containing protein: MTLIVAVVVVAIAGFALYRTVRIVPQARAYIVERLGRYHRTLTPGLNIVVPFVDAVKTTVDLREQVVSFPPQPVITSDNLVVSIDTVIYFQVTDPQSATYEIANFLTGVEQLTVTTLRNVVGGMDLERALTSREEINSELRGVLDEATGKWGIRVNRVELKAIDPPASIQDSMEKQMRADRDKRASILSAEGQKQAAILTAEGERQAAVLKARGEAEAAVLRAQADAEAQAMRAKGQADAIAMVFRAIHEGNPDQNLLAYQYLQTLPEIAKGDANKVWIVPSEMGKALEGLGGLFDRRPKDAPPAR, encoded by the coding sequence TTGACACTGATCGTGGCCGTGGTCGTGGTGGCCATCGCCGGGTTCGCGTTGTATCGGACCGTCCGGATCGTGCCGCAGGCGCGGGCGTACATCGTGGAGCGGCTCGGGCGCTACCACCGCACGCTGACGCCGGGCCTGAACATCGTCGTGCCGTTCGTCGACGCGGTGAAGACCACGGTGGACCTGCGCGAGCAGGTCGTCTCCTTCCCGCCCCAGCCGGTGATCACCTCCGACAACCTGGTCGTGTCGATCGACACCGTCATCTACTTCCAGGTGACCGACCCCCAGTCCGCGACGTACGAGATCGCCAACTTCCTGACCGGCGTCGAGCAGCTCACCGTCACCACCCTGCGCAACGTCGTCGGCGGCATGGACCTGGAGCGCGCGCTGACCTCCCGTGAGGAGATCAACTCCGAGCTCCGCGGCGTGCTGGACGAGGCCACCGGCAAGTGGGGGATCCGCGTCAACCGGGTCGAGCTCAAGGCCATCGACCCGCCCGCCTCGATCCAGGACTCGATGGAGAAGCAGATGCGCGCCGACCGCGACAAGCGCGCGTCCATCCTGTCGGCCGAGGGACAGAAGCAGGCGGCGATCCTGACCGCCGAGGGGGAGCGGCAGGCCGCCGTGCTGAAGGCGCGCGGCGAGGCGGAGGCCGCGGTGCTGCGGGCGCAGGCGGACGCCGAGGCGCAGGCCATGCGGGCCAAGGGCCAGGCCGACGCGATCGCGATGGTGTTCCGGGCGATCCACGAGGGCAACCCGGACCAGAACCTGCTCGCCTACCAGTACCTCCAGACGCTGCCCGAGATCGCCAAGGGCGACGCCAACAAGGTGTGGATCGTCCCGTCCGAGATGGGCAAGGCGCTGGAAGGGCTGGGCGGCCTGTTCGACCGGCGCCCGAAGGACGCTCCTCCGGCCCGCTGA
- a CDS encoding helix-turn-helix domain-containing protein gives MQVARSLIPRHVDEGARSPDVPGREAAVVQHGNPSVRRVRLGLRLRRLRERAGMVGDAAAARLGWSAAKVSRIETARTFPSVADVEDLMALYEAAPGVRQEVFGLYRDAGRRRWYDEYRGVLAAPALEVLDREAEAERAWVWEPQVIPALLRTHDYARLVMRGMHAIEPVAETTVARRLEALKARQAYLLDGSRPFTLAAVVHVSALRRSLGDARVLRDQLCHLAEMSRSEQVRLRVLAQESPHPMTAGPFVHLRFPDLPAVVYLEEILGTRLVSDAGQVRGYERAFDHLCAVALDEADSRLLIRDLAGGGRRP, from the coding sequence GTGCAAGTTGCAAGATCGCTGATTCCCCGCCATGTGGACGAGGGTGCGCGATCCCCTGATGTCCCGGGACGGGAGGCCGCAGTGGTGCAGCACGGAAATCCCTCGGTTCGGCGGGTGCGACTAGGGCTGCGGTTACGGAGGCTCCGGGAGCGCGCGGGGATGGTCGGGGACGCGGCCGCGGCCCGGCTCGGATGGTCGGCGGCGAAGGTCAGCAGGATCGAGACGGCCAGGACGTTCCCCTCCGTCGCCGACGTCGAGGACCTCATGGCGCTGTACGAGGCCGCTCCGGGCGTGCGGCAGGAGGTGTTCGGCCTGTACCGGGACGCCGGGCGGCGCCGGTGGTACGACGAGTACCGGGGGGTGCTGGCCGCTCCCGCGCTGGAGGTGCTGGACCGGGAGGCCGAGGCGGAACGGGCGTGGGTGTGGGAGCCGCAGGTGATCCCGGCCCTGTTACGGACGCATGACTACGCCCGGCTGGTGATGAGGGGCATGCACGCGATCGAGCCGGTCGCCGAGACCACCGTCGCACGGCGGCTGGAGGCGTTGAAGGCGCGGCAGGCATATCTGCTCGACGGGTCGCGCCCGTTCACCCTCGCGGCCGTGGTGCACGTGTCCGCGCTGCGGCGCTCGCTCGGCGACGCCCGGGTCCTGCGCGACCAGCTCTGCCACCTGGCCGAGATGAGCCGGTCGGAGCAGGTGAGGCTCCGGGTCCTCGCCCAGGAGTCCCCGCATCCCATGACGGCGGGCCCGTTCGTCCACCTGCGGTTCCCCGACCTTCCCGCGGTCGTCTACCTGGAGGAGATCCTCGGCACGCGCCTGGTCTCCGACGCCGGCCAGGTCCGCGGCTACGAGCGCGCCTTCGACCACCTGTGCGCCGTCGCCCTCGACGAGGCGGACTCGCGCCTGCTGATCCGTGACCTCGCCGGCGGCGGGCGCCGTCCCTGA
- a CDS encoding DUF397 domain-containing protein: MQTTDGAGLVWRKSRRSSNGNCVEIAAVGADLVGVRDSKNPDGPELRVPRREMMAFMAELKA; encoded by the coding sequence ATGCAAACGACCGACGGCGCCGGCCTCGTATGGCGCAAGAGCAGGCGGAGCTCGAACGGCAACTGTGTGGAGATCGCGGCGGTGGGCGCCGATCTCGTCGGCGTCCGGGACAGCAAGAACCCGGACGGGCCCGAGCTACGCGTTCCGCGCCGGGAAATGATGGCTTTCATGGCCGAGCTGAAAGCCTGA
- a CDS encoding Rieske 2Fe-2S domain-containing protein, whose amino-acid sequence MTLPVKVTERLEHVRAGDHMITRLAKTVRRRLPLGSRTRDLLHGVPTGHPLHPPLATVTLGCWTATAVLDVIDADPRASQAVLATGIAGAIPTAAAGITDWSVLHLGQQRVGFVHALVNLTALGLYSGSLLARLAGNHRAGRALAFAGLGAAGVGGYLGGHLAYRMAAGPTHAETTTHLVPLGWHDLCRLWDLPDGRPVPRRLGYIQLFVLRHGAQVKVLADRCSHLAGPLHQGRLKLENNEACVVCPWHGSTFRLEDGAVVHGPATSPQPSFEVNVRGDGLVQVRPRQV is encoded by the coding sequence ATGACGTTGCCGGTGAAGGTCACCGAGCGCCTTGAGCACGTCAGGGCGGGCGACCATATGATCACGCGGCTGGCCAAGACGGTCCGCCGCCGGCTCCCCCTCGGGAGCCGCACGAGAGACCTGTTGCACGGCGTGCCGACCGGGCATCCCCTGCATCCCCCGCTCGCGACCGTCACCCTGGGCTGCTGGACGGCGACGGCCGTGCTGGACGTCATCGACGCCGACCCGCGCGCCTCGCAGGCCGTGCTGGCGACGGGCATCGCCGGGGCCATCCCCACGGCCGCGGCCGGGATCACCGACTGGTCGGTCCTGCATCTCGGGCAGCAGCGGGTGGGTTTCGTGCACGCGCTGGTCAACCTGACCGCGCTCGGCCTGTACTCCGGATCCCTGCTGGCCAGGCTGGCCGGGAACCACCGCGCGGGGCGCGCCCTGGCGTTCGCCGGGCTCGGCGCGGCCGGCGTCGGCGGGTACCTCGGCGGCCACCTGGCCTACCGCATGGCGGCCGGGCCCACCCACGCCGAGACGACGACGCATCTGGTGCCGCTCGGCTGGCACGACCTGTGCCGGCTGTGGGACCTGCCCGACGGGCGTCCCGTCCCCCGGCGGCTCGGCTACATCCAGCTCTTCGTGCTGCGCCACGGGGCGCAGGTGAAGGTGCTCGCCGACCGCTGCTCGCACCTGGCCGGGCCGCTGCACCAGGGGCGGCTCAAGCTGGAGAACAACGAGGCGTGCGTCGTGTGCCCCTGGCACGGCAGCACCTTCCGGCTGGAGGACGGCGCCGTCGTCCACGGCCCGGCGACGTCGCCGCAGCCGTCGTTCGAGGTCAACGTGCGCGGTGACGGGCTCGTGCAGGTGCGCCCGCGCCAGGTCTGA
- a CDS encoding DUF397 domain-containing protein — protein sequence MMQVLLCCLLGWRSRMSVTGSGCRDWRKSSYSTNGNCVAVGFGAGAQVLVRDTKNPRGAVVACGRVAWNDFVRSIKAG from the coding sequence ATGATGCAAGTACTCCTTTGCTGTCTTCTGGGGTGGAGGTCACGAATGTCCGTTACGGGCAGCGGATGTAGGGACTGGCGTAAAAGCTCCTACAGCACCAACGGTAATTGCGTAGCGGTCGGCTTCGGTGCCGGCGCGCAGGTCCTCGTGCGCGATACCAAGAACCCGCGCGGCGCCGTCGTGGCCTGCGGGAGGGTGGCGTGGAACGATTTCGTCCGCAGCATAAAAGCGGGCTGA